A genomic stretch from Caulobacter sp. FWC2 includes:
- a CDS encoding ATP-binding protein, whose amino-acid sequence MRLRTKLYIPLFIKRWLPTSLFGRSLLIIILPVAVMQIAVTWAFFDAHWQSVTSKLSEGLAGDIAWAVQSYEDDPSPAALDKLAKRAEDSMSLSIAFQKGRKLPTGHRPSLFAALDRSLDKALDDRLENPFWFDTTRYTAYIDIRVQVKDGVLQIYALRDRAYATQGHIFILWMVVATMLLTAVAILFIRNQVRAIERLADAADAFGRGEDHDFKPHGAREVRQAAQAFLAMKARIVRHIEQRTALLASVSHDLRTPLTRLKLEMAMSEPSEQLEAMKGDLSEMEHMIDEYLAFARGEGGEAVQEISLSELVEGVVADAERGGAMVETEITRDLEARLRPLAFRRALANLIDNGVAHADRVKVTATARLTGGVEVTVDDDGPGIPEDRYEEAFKPFSRLDESRNQNEKGVGLGLAIARDMARGLGGDLVLSRSMMGGLRASIRLPG is encoded by the coding sequence ATGCGCCTGCGCACCAAGCTCTACATCCCGCTGTTCATCAAGCGCTGGCTGCCGACCAGCCTGTTCGGGCGCAGCCTGCTGATCATCATCCTGCCGGTGGCGGTGATGCAGATCGCCGTGACCTGGGCGTTCTTTGACGCCCACTGGCAGTCAGTGACCAGCAAGCTGTCGGAAGGCCTGGCCGGCGATATCGCCTGGGCCGTGCAGTCCTACGAGGACGACCCCAGCCCCGCCGCTCTCGACAAGCTGGCCAAGCGGGCCGAGGACTCGATGTCGCTGTCGATCGCCTTCCAGAAGGGCCGCAAGCTGCCGACCGGCCACCGGCCCTCGCTGTTCGCGGCCCTGGATCGCTCCCTGGACAAGGCCCTGGACGACCGGCTCGAGAACCCGTTCTGGTTCGATACCACCCGCTACACCGCCTATATCGACATCCGCGTGCAGGTGAAGGACGGGGTGCTGCAGATCTACGCCCTGCGCGACCGCGCCTACGCCACCCAGGGCCACATCTTCATCCTGTGGATGGTGGTGGCGACCATGTTGCTGACGGCGGTGGCGATCCTGTTCATCCGCAACCAGGTGCGGGCCATCGAGCGCCTGGCCGACGCCGCCGACGCCTTCGGCCGGGGCGAGGACCACGACTTCAAGCCGCATGGCGCCCGCGAGGTCCGCCAGGCCGCCCAGGCCTTCCTGGCCATGAAGGCGCGCATCGTCCGTCACATCGAGCAGCGCACGGCCCTGCTGGCCAGCGTCAGCCACGACCTGCGCACGCCCCTGACCCGCCTGAAGCTGGAAATGGCCATGTCCGAACCCAGCGAACAGCTGGAGGCCATGAAGGGCGACCTCTCCGAGATGGAGCACATGATCGACGAGTACCTGGCCTTCGCGCGCGGCGAAGGCGGGGAGGCGGTTCAGGAAATAAGCCTGTCGGAGCTGGTCGAGGGCGTGGTCGCCGACGCCGAGCGCGGCGGGGCGATGGTCGAGACCGAGATCACCCGCGATCTGGAGGCGCGCCTGCGGCCGCTGGCCTTCCGCCGGGCCCTGGCCAATCTGATCGACAACGGCGTCGCCCACGCCGACCGGGTGAAGGTGACGGCCACCGCCCGTCTGACGGGCGGCGTGGAGGTGACGGTCGATGACGACGGCCCGGGCATCCCCGAGGACCGTTACGAGGAGGCATTCAAGCCGTTCTCGCGGCTGGACGAGAGCCGGAACCAGAACGAGAAGGGCGTCGGCCTTGGGTTGGCCATTGCGCGGGATATGGCGCGGGGGCTCGGTGGGGATTTGGTGCTGTCGCGCTCGATGATGGGGGGCTTGAGGGCCTCGATAAGGTTGCCGGGGTAA
- a CDS encoding class I SAM-dependent methyltransferase, protein MSLLDRLKAQIAQDGPIGVPEFFTRCLHDPRDGYYAMRPDLGAGGDFITAPLVSQMFGELIGLWVLETWTRMGRPSPFRLVEMGPGDGTLMSDLLRAGRLDPAFLAAAEVWLVEVSAPLRAKQAARLGEGPRWVSRLDEVPAGAPMILVANELLDCLPARQFVRTKDGWAERVIGLGEDGQLAFGLRSLGKSPLPLDGGGAGVGVTAALDDERRRQVADAEYTPIPNPSPIKGEGSIGQIWESSPAQAALASDIAHRLITDGGAALLIDYGRDVPEAGDTLQAVQGHQKVDPLTTAGLADLTVWADFPSVVAAARETGAKAGPILSQGEFLLALGIEARAQALASARPDRADQIARQLDRLVGEAQMGALFKVACLTAPDLSPPLFEDAT, encoded by the coding sequence ATGAGCCTGCTTGATCGCCTGAAGGCGCAGATCGCCCAGGACGGGCCGATCGGCGTTCCCGAGTTCTTCACCCGCTGCCTGCACGACCCCCGCGACGGCTATTACGCCATGCGGCCTGATCTGGGAGCCGGCGGCGACTTCATCACCGCGCCGCTGGTCAGCCAGATGTTCGGCGAGCTGATCGGCCTGTGGGTGCTGGAGACCTGGACCCGCATGGGCCGGCCATCGCCGTTCAGGCTGGTCGAGATGGGCCCAGGCGATGGCACGCTGATGAGCGACCTGCTGCGGGCCGGCCGGCTGGATCCCGCTTTCCTGGCCGCCGCCGAGGTATGGCTGGTCGAGGTGTCGGCCCCGCTGCGCGCCAAACAGGCCGCCAGGCTGGGCGAAGGTCCACGCTGGGTCAGTCGCCTGGACGAGGTCCCGGCAGGCGCGCCGATGATCCTGGTGGCCAACGAGCTGCTGGACTGCCTGCCCGCCCGCCAGTTCGTGCGGACCAAGGACGGCTGGGCCGAGCGGGTGATCGGATTGGGCGAGGACGGTCAGCTGGCGTTCGGGCTCAGAAGCTTAGGCAAATCCCCCCTCCCCCTTGATGGGGGAGGGGCAGGGGTAGGGGTGACAGCAGCGTTGGATGACGAGCGCCGTCGCCAGGTGGCCGACGCGGAATACACCCCCATCCCCAACCCTTCACCCATCAAGGGGGAAGGGAGCATTGGCCAGATCTGGGAATCCTCCCCCGCGCAGGCGGCCCTGGCCTCCGACATCGCCCACCGCCTCATCACGGACGGCGGCGCGGCGCTGCTGATCGACTATGGCCGCGACGTCCCCGAAGCCGGCGACACCCTGCAGGCCGTGCAGGGCCACCAGAAGGTCGATCCGCTGACCACCGCGGGCCTGGCCGACCTCACCGTCTGGGCCGACTTCCCCTCGGTCGTCGCCGCAGCGCGGGAAACCGGCGCCAAGGCGGGGCCGATCCTGAGCCAGGGCGAGTTCCTGCTGGCCCTGGGAATCGAGGCCCGCGCCCAGGCCTTGGCCAGCGCCCGCCCCGATCGCGCCGACCAGATCGCAAGACAGCTTGATCGTCTGGTCGGAGAGGCGCAGATGGGCGCTCTGTTCAAGGTTGCGTGCCTGACCGCGCCCGACCTTTCGCCCCCCCTCTTCGAGGACGCGACATGA
- the pgeF gene encoding peptidoglycan editing factor PgeF — translation MTKTPDLPTVQSPLLASLPGIKHAFFTRQGGVSKGIYDSLNVGRGSKDEPADVEENRARIARWFGGAPEDLNVCYQIHSTIAITADGSWGDARPEGDAVVSKTPGVICGAMAADCAPVLLADPEARIVAAAHAGWRGALDGVVQAAVDRMVELGARPERITGVVGPCIGPKSYEVGLEFLHRFEADCPGSGRFFKPGAAEDKRFFDLPAFVLDRLETAGVERREWVGRDTRAEEDWFFSNRRAFLNNEGDYGRLLSAISLEA, via the coding sequence ATGACCAAGACACCCGACCTGCCCACCGTCCAGTCGCCGCTGCTGGCCAGCCTGCCCGGGATCAAGCACGCCTTCTTCACGCGCCAGGGCGGGGTCTCGAAGGGGATCTACGACAGCCTGAACGTGGGGCGCGGCAGCAAGGACGAGCCGGCCGACGTCGAGGAGAACCGCGCCCGCATCGCGCGCTGGTTCGGCGGCGCGCCCGAGGACCTGAACGTCTGCTACCAGATCCACTCGACCATCGCGATCACGGCCGACGGCTCCTGGGGCGATGCGCGGCCGGAAGGCGACGCGGTGGTCTCCAAGACCCCGGGCGTCATCTGCGGCGCCATGGCGGCCGACTGCGCGCCGGTGCTGCTGGCCGATCCCGAGGCGCGGATCGTGGCCGCCGCCCATGCCGGCTGGCGCGGAGCCCTGGACGGCGTCGTCCAGGCCGCCGTCGACCGCATGGTCGAACTGGGCGCCCGACCCGAACGCATCACCGGCGTCGTCGGTCCCTGCATCGGCCCCAAGTCCTACGAGGTCGGCCTGGAGTTCCTGCACCGGTTCGAGGCCGACTGCCCTGGCTCGGGCCGGTTCTTCAAGCCGGGCGCCGCCGAGGACAAGCGCTTCTTCGACCTGCCGGCCTTCGTGCTGGACCGCCTGGAGACCGCCGGCGTCGAGCGTCGCGAATGGGTCGGGCGCGACACGCGGGCCGAGGAGGATTGGTTCTTCTCCAACCGTCGCGCCTTCCTGAACAACGAGGGCGACTATGGCCGCCTGCTGTCGGCGATCAGCCTGGAAGCCTAG
- the proC gene encoding pyrroline-5-carboxylate reductase produces the protein MTTILLLGAGRMGGALIEGWSAAGAFAAADLIVRDPNVDPAAFQGALVNPPLEALGAAKTVLLAVKPQIWREAVKDVVPHLAPDAIIVSIAAGVRAADISEVFGGRRVARVMPTTAVAIGRGTASIHAEDDAARAVAQALFAPVATVVDLPSEDLLHAATAVSGSAPAYLYAFIEALEAAGAAQGLDAADSARLARATIIGAAALMEKGGEEPAELRKQVTSPGGTTAAALAVLMGEGGFGDLLPKALDAAVARSKELGG, from the coding sequence ATGACCACCATTCTCCTCCTCGGCGCGGGCCGCATGGGCGGCGCCTTGATCGAAGGCTGGAGCGCGGCCGGCGCCTTCGCCGCCGCCGACCTGATCGTCCGTGATCCGAACGTCGACCCCGCCGCCTTCCAAGGCGCGCTCGTCAATCCGCCGCTGGAAGCGCTGGGCGCAGCAAAGACCGTGCTGCTGGCCGTGAAACCGCAGATCTGGCGCGAGGCGGTCAAGGACGTGGTTCCTCACCTTGCCCCCGACGCGATCATCGTCTCGATCGCCGCCGGTGTGCGCGCGGCGGACATTTCCGAAGTCTTCGGCGGCCGGCGCGTGGCGCGGGTGATGCCGACCACCGCCGTCGCCATTGGCCGGGGTACGGCCTCGATCCATGCCGAAGATGATGCCGCCCGCGCAGTCGCCCAGGCCCTGTTCGCCCCAGTCGCGACCGTGGTCGACCTGCCCAGCGAGGACCTGCTGCACGCGGCCACCGCCGTGTCGGGCTCGGCGCCGGCCTATCTCTATGCCTTCATCGAGGCGCTCGAAGCCGCCGGCGCGGCCCAGGGGCTGGACGCGGCCGACAGCGCCAGGCTGGCCCGCGCCACGATCATCGGCGCCGCAGCGCTGATGGAGAAGGGCGGCGAGGAGCCGGCCGAACTGCGCAAGCAGGTGACCTCGCCGGGCGGCACGACGGCTGCGGCGCTGGCGGTGCTGATGGGCGAGGGCGGCTTTGGCGACCTGCTGCCCAAGGCGCTGGACGCCGCCGTGGCGCGCTCGAAGGAACTTGGGGGGTGA
- a CDS encoding MarR family winged helix-turn-helix transcriptional regulator codes for MIAPLQPGADDPRLILREEELDGGLELILLAEASLWAAVDAALEAETLGLGRSHWRATFLLRRRPGIGVQDLSKLTSLSKQAASRTLADLQKAGLVTRGAGDLDGRRRPATLTPEGVAFEQRTAERLRALLARAYRTGGLDGVAGARRILAALAGPRQGVGAPRRQT; via the coding sequence ATGATAGCCCCGCTGCAGCCCGGTGCGGACGATCCCCGCCTGATCCTCCGCGAGGAGGAGCTGGACGGCGGGCTGGAGCTGATCCTGCTGGCCGAGGCCTCGCTGTGGGCGGCGGTCGACGCGGCGCTGGAGGCCGAGACCCTGGGCCTGGGCCGTTCGCACTGGCGCGCGACGTTCCTGCTGCGCCGCCGGCCGGGCATCGGCGTGCAGGACCTGTCCAAGCTGACCAGTCTCTCCAAACAGGCCGCCAGCCGCACCCTGGCCGACCTGCAGAAGGCCGGCCTGGTCACGCGTGGCGCGGGCGATCTGGACGGCCGCCGCCGTCCGGCGACCCTGACCCCCGAGGGCGTGGCCTTCGAGCAGCGCACGGCCGAGCGCCTGCGGGCGCTGCTGGCCCGGGCCTATCGCACCGGCGGCCTGGACGGCGTGGCCGGCGCGCGGCGGATCCTGGCGGCGCTGGCCGGCCCGCGCCAGGGCGTCGGCGCCCCTCGCCGTCAAACCTGA
- the lgt gene encoding prolipoprotein diacylglyceryl transferase, whose protein sequence is MIFPNIDPIVHIGPWALQWGPLALRWYALAYVAGILLGWRFAVRMTRTERLWGGRTPTATPLQIDDLVLWITLGIILGGRLGYILFYMLMNEDQRIWLLSHPLDVFKIWEGGMSFHGGFLGVCAAIALFARQQKIDVLKLGDLIAPVAPIGIFFGRVANFINGELWGRPTDGPLGIIFCNETIKAAHPQHICPAGSYPRHPSQLYEAGLEGLLLFLILAFAVYRLKWLQRRGAIVATFLIAYGLFRLSLENVRNPDVGMPDFPFGLTMGMMLSTPMILVGGWLMWKALREPIQVGPGEGGHEPA, encoded by the coding sequence GTGATCTTCCCGAACATCGACCCCATCGTGCACATCGGTCCCTGGGCCCTGCAGTGGGGTCCGCTGGCCCTGCGCTGGTACGCCCTGGCCTATGTGGCGGGCATCCTGCTGGGCTGGCGCTTCGCCGTCCGGATGACCCGGACCGAACGCCTGTGGGGCGGCCGTACGCCGACCGCCACGCCGCTGCAGATCGATGATCTGGTGCTGTGGATCACCCTGGGCATCATCCTGGGCGGGCGGCTGGGCTACATCCTGTTCTACATGCTGATGAACGAGGACCAGCGGATCTGGCTGCTTTCGCACCCTCTGGACGTGTTCAAGATCTGGGAGGGCGGCATGTCCTTCCATGGCGGCTTCCTGGGCGTCTGCGCGGCCATCGCGCTGTTCGCCCGCCAGCAGAAGATCGACGTGCTGAAGCTGGGCGACCTGATCGCGCCGGTGGCGCCGATCGGCATCTTCTTCGGCCGCGTCGCCAACTTCATCAACGGCGAGCTGTGGGGCCGGCCGACCGACGGGCCTTTGGGCATCATCTTCTGCAACGAGACCATCAAGGCCGCTCACCCGCAGCACATCTGCCCTGCCGGTTCCTATCCGCGCCATCCCAGCCAGCTCTATGAGGCGGGCCTCGAGGGCCTGCTGCTGTTCCTGATCCTGGCCTTCGCCGTCTATCGCCTGAAGTGGCTGCAGCGGCGCGGGGCGATCGTGGCGACCTTCCTGATCGCCTACGGCCTGTTCCGCCTGTCGCTGGAGAACGTGCGCAATCCGGACGTCGGCATGCCCGACTTCCCGTTCGGCCTGACCATGGGGATGATGCTGTCGACCCCGATGATCCTGGTCGGCGGCTGGCTGATGTGGAAGGCGCTGCGCGAGCCCATTCAAGTCGGTCCAGGCGAAGGCGGGCATGAGCCTGCTTGA
- a CDS encoding response regulator, with amino-acid sequence MSPEERRERHILVVDDDDRLRKLIKEFLSRAGFRVTAASDAAGADRLFGALDFDLMVLDVMMPGEDGMAFTKRLRSKGGESGRTPILMLTARDQTADRIEGLSSGVDDYLGKPFEPQELLLRIEAILRRSSARPVGPKALLLGRCTFEADRGELTCDGDAVRLTEAEVTLLRRLARSAHEPVDRLELARDTADATGRAVDVQVTRLRRKIEPDPKNPRYLQTVRGIGYRLAPD; translated from the coding sequence ATGAGTCCTGAAGAGCGCCGCGAGCGTCACATCCTGGTCGTCGACGACGACGACCGCCTGCGCAAGCTGATCAAGGAATTCCTCAGCCGGGCCGGCTTCCGGGTCACGGCCGCCTCGGATGCGGCCGGGGCCGATCGCCTGTTCGGGGCGCTGGACTTCGACCTGATGGTGCTGGACGTGATGATGCCCGGCGAGGACGGCATGGCCTTCACCAAGCGCCTGCGGTCCAAGGGCGGCGAGAGCGGTCGCACGCCGATCCTCATGCTCACCGCCCGCGACCAGACCGCCGACCGCATCGAGGGCCTGTCCAGCGGGGTCGACGACTATCTGGGCAAGCCGTTCGAGCCGCAGGAACTGCTGCTGCGCATCGAGGCCATTCTGCGCCGGTCGTCGGCGCGGCCGGTGGGCCCCAAGGCGCTGCTGCTGGGCCGCTGCACGTTCGAGGCCGATCGCGGCGAACTGACCTGCGACGGCGACGCCGTGCGCCTGACCGAGGCCGAGGTCACCCTGCTGCGCCGCCTGGCCCGCTCGGCCCACGAGCCGGTCGACCGCCTGGAGCTGGCCCGCGACACCGCCGACGCCACCGGCCGCGCGGTCGACGTCCAGGTCACCCGCCTGCGCCGCAAGATCGAGCCGGACCCGAAGAACCCGCGCTACCTGCAGACCGTCCGGGGGATCGGCTATCGGCTGGCGCCGGACTGA
- a CDS encoding accessory factor UbiK family protein produces MHSQNPFLDEFAKLTQAAMGIAQTAGEEAKTAMRAQADRLAAEFDLIRRDDFEALKAEVAALREEVATLKGAKKAPAKSAAGKTASSGE; encoded by the coding sequence ATGCACAGCCAGAATCCCTTCCTCGACGAATTCGCCAAGCTGACCCAGGCGGCCATGGGCATCGCCCAGACGGCCGGCGAGGAGGCCAAGACCGCCATGCGGGCTCAGGCCGATCGTCTGGCGGCCGAGTTCGACCTGATCCGTCGCGATGATTTCGAAGCGCTGAAGGCCGAGGTGGCCGCGCTCCGCGAAGAGGTCGCGACGCTGAAAGGGGCCAAGAAGGCCCCCGCCAAAAGCGCCGCTGGAAAAACCGCGAGTTCAGGCGAATAG
- a CDS encoding TetR family transcriptional regulator: MTDAPISADDDILDRAAAASLALAADRPWPAIALRDIAVKAEVPFAALYGLADSKHAVLAHLSARFDRAALGVDYAESADVHDRLFDAAMARLEAMEPHRVALIAIAKAEGVLASASRFPRIARAVLEAAGIEATAPRLVAMTAVWARVVQVWRDDEGALNRTMAELDKRLKQMADRLAKIGAGF, encoded by the coding sequence ATGACCGACGCCCCGATCTCCGCTGACGACGACATCCTCGACCGCGCCGCCGCCGCATCCCTCGCCCTGGCCGCCGACAGGCCGTGGCCGGCCATCGCCCTGCGCGACATCGCTGTGAAGGCCGAGGTTCCGTTCGCCGCGCTCTACGGCCTGGCCGACAGCAAGCACGCGGTGCTGGCCCATCTGTCGGCCCGCTTCGACCGCGCGGCTCTGGGCGTCGACTATGCCGAGAGCGCCGACGTCCACGACCGCCTGTTCGACGCCGCCATGGCCCGGCTGGAAGCGATGGAGCCCCACCGCGTGGCCCTGATCGCCATCGCCAAGGCCGAGGGCGTTCTCGCCTCGGCGAGCCGCTTCCCCCGCATCGCCCGCGCCGTGCTGGAAGCCGCCGGGATCGAGGCCACCGCCCCGCGTCTGGTCGCCATGACCGCCGTGTGGGCCCGTGTCGTCCAGGTCTGGCGCGACGACGAAGGCGCCCTGAACCGCACCATGGCCGAGCTGGACAAGCGGCTTAAGCAGATGGCCGACCGGCTGGCGAAGATCGGTGCGGGGTTTTAG
- a CDS encoding 50S ribosomal protein L25/general stress protein Ctc — protein sequence MSEIILNVEVREGAGTGAARAVRREGKVPGTLYGGGKAPVSIAVKVNEFRKSLYTGKLLGHLVTLQHGDEKQSVIAKAIQFHPVTDEPVHFDLFRVSEHQLIKIEVPVHFKNHETSVGLKKGGSLEVIRHTVELACPADKIPEELVIDLTNHDIGDTIRISEVKLPEGVKPAVDRDFVIATLKASSAAQSDAGDTTEG from the coding sequence ATGTCCGAGATCATTCTGAACGTTGAAGTCCGTGAAGGCGCCGGCACCGGCGCGGCTCGCGCGGTCCGTCGCGAAGGCAAGGTCCCCGGCACCCTGTACGGCGGCGGCAAGGCCCCGGTGAGCATCGCCGTGAAGGTCAACGAATTCCGCAAGTCGCTGTACACCGGCAAGCTGCTGGGCCACCTGGTCACCCTGCAGCACGGTGACGAGAAGCAATCGGTCATCGCCAAGGCCATCCAGTTCCACCCCGTCACCGACGAGCCGGTCCACTTCGACCTGTTCCGCGTCAGCGAGCACCAGCTGATCAAGATTGAAGTGCCGGTGCACTTCAAGAACCACGAAACCTCGGTCGGCCTGAAGAAGGGCGGCTCGCTGGAAGTGATCCGTCACACCGTCGAACTGGCCTGCCCGGCCGACAAGATCCCGGAAGAGCTGGTCATCGACCTGACCAACCACGACATCGGCGACACCATCCGCATCTCGGAAGTGAAGCTTCCGGAAGGCGTGAAGCCGGCCGTGGACCGCGACTTCGTGATCGCGACCCTGAAGGCCTCGTCGGCCGCCCAGTCGGACGCCGGCGACACCACCGAAGGCTAA
- a CDS encoding branched-chain amino acid aminotransferase: MSLVPFDDRDGWIWLDGQFVPWREAKVHVLTHGLHYASSVFEGERMYGGEIFKLTEHTERLFKSAEILDFKIPYTVAEIDEACKATAAKNGLKDCYVRPIAWRGSEMIGVSAQQTKIHVAIAVWEWPSYFDPATKAKGIRLTWAKYQRPDPKTAPVAAKAAGLYMICTISKHAAEKDGYADAMMLDYRGYVAEATGANVFFVKDGALHTPKPDCFLDGITRRTVIDIARGKGIEIVERHIQKEELATFTECFIVGTAAEVTPVSEIGEFKFTPGKLSLDLMDTYAALVRNEALTPA; encoded by the coding sequence ATGTCTCTGGTTCCCTTCGACGATCGTGACGGTTGGATCTGGCTGGACGGCCAGTTCGTTCCCTGGCGCGAGGCGAAGGTGCACGTATTGACCCACGGCCTTCACTACGCCTCGTCCGTGTTCGAGGGCGAGCGGATGTACGGCGGCGAGATTTTCAAGCTGACCGAGCATACCGAGCGCCTGTTCAAGTCGGCCGAGATCCTCGACTTCAAGATCCCCTACACGGTGGCCGAGATCGACGAGGCCTGCAAGGCGACGGCGGCCAAGAACGGCCTCAAGGACTGCTATGTCCGTCCGATCGCCTGGCGCGGGTCGGAAATGATCGGCGTTTCGGCGCAACAGACCAAGATCCACGTGGCCATCGCCGTCTGGGAGTGGCCCAGCTACTTCGACCCGGCGACCAAGGCCAAGGGCATCCGCCTGACCTGGGCCAAGTACCAGCGTCCGGACCCCAAGACCGCCCCGGTCGCGGCCAAGGCCGCCGGCCTCTACATGATCTGCACCATCTCCAAGCACGCCGCCGAGAAGGACGGTTACGCCGACGCGATGATGCTCGACTATCGCGGCTATGTGGCCGAGGCGACCGGCGCCAACGTCTTCTTCGTCAAGGACGGCGCCCTGCACACGCCCAAGCCCGACTGCTTCCTGGACGGCATCACCCGCCGCACGGTGATCGACATCGCGCGCGGCAAGGGCATCGAGATCGTCGAGCGCCACATCCAGAAGGAAGAGCTCGCGACCTTCACCGAGTGCTTCATCGTCGGCACCGCCGCCGAAGTGACCCCGGTCTCCGAGATCGGCGAGTTCAAGTTCACGCCCGGCAAGTTGTCGCTGGACCTGATGGACACCTACGCGGCGCTGGTGCGGAACGAGGCGCTAACGCCGGCCTGA
- a CDS encoding YbjN domain-containing protein, translating to MDTQPEDDDVLMALDPLEVVEHVLSAENLTFDRTEDGDLAFALKGDWKDYELWFAWRPEADCLQLCLSLDMRAPKSKRPNAYELLALINQRVWLGHFEVWTEDGEVVFRHALALPAGERPTMAQAASMIDAAVEAADRFFPAFEFLLQGAKTPDEAMAACMFETVGQA from the coding sequence ATGGACACCCAACCGGAAGACGACGACGTCCTGATGGCGCTTGATCCCCTCGAGGTGGTCGAACACGTGCTGTCGGCCGAGAACCTGACCTTTGATCGCACCGAAGACGGCGACCTGGCGTTCGCGCTGAAGGGCGACTGGAAGGACTACGAGCTGTGGTTCGCCTGGCGTCCGGAGGCTGACTGCCTGCAGCTGTGCCTGTCGCTGGACATGCGCGCGCCGAAGTCCAAGCGCCCCAACGCCTATGAGCTGCTGGCCCTGATCAACCAGCGCGTCTGGCTCGGCCACTTCGAGGTCTGGACCGAGGACGGCGAGGTCGTGTTCCGTCACGCCCTGGCCCTGCCGGCTGGCGAACGGCCGACCATGGCCCAGGCCGCCTCGATGATCGACGCGGCGGTGGAAGCGGCCGATCGCTTCTTCCCGGCCTTCGAATTCCTGCTCCAGGGCGCCAAGACCCCGGACGAAGCCATGGCCGCCTGCATGTTCGAGACGGTGGGCCAAGCCTGA
- a CDS encoding ribose-phosphate pyrophosphokinase yields the protein MKLLSGNSNRPLSQAIAEYLDMPLTRAQVRRFADLEVFVTIDENVRGEDVFVIQSTSYPANDNLMELLICIDALKRASGKRITAVLPYFGYARQDRKTGGRTPISAKLVANLITRSGADRVLTMDLHAGQIQGFFDIPTDNLLPSRLMAEDIRRHYAMGDDLMVVSPDVGGVVRARALAKRLDDADLAIVDKRRSGPGQSEVMNIIGDVKDRRCILFDDIADSAGTLCNAAQALMSHGAKSVSAYITHGVLSGAAADRVANSVLTELVVTDSIEASDTAKACSKIRYVSCAPLIGEAIRRIANEESVSKLFD from the coding sequence ATGAAGCTGCTGTCCGGCAACTCCAACCGCCCGCTGTCCCAGGCGATCGCGGAATATCTCGACATGCCGCTGACCCGCGCCCAGGTGCGCCGGTTCGCCGACCTCGAAGTGTTCGTCACCATCGACGAGAACGTGCGGGGGGAGGACGTCTTCGTCATCCAGTCGACCAGCTATCCGGCCAACGACAACCTGATGGAGCTGTTGATCTGCATCGACGCCCTCAAGCGCGCGTCGGGCAAGCGGATCACCGCGGTGCTGCCCTATTTCGGCTACGCCCGCCAGGACCGTAAGACCGGCGGCCGCACGCCGATCTCGGCCAAGCTGGTCGCCAACCTGATCACCCGCTCGGGCGCCGACCGCGTCCTGACGATGGATCTGCACGCTGGCCAGATCCAGGGCTTCTTCGATATCCCGACCGACAACCTGCTGCCCTCGCGCCTGATGGCCGAGGACATCCGCCGCCACTACGCCATGGGCGACGACCTGATGGTCGTGTCGCCCGACGTTGGCGGCGTGGTGCGCGCCCGCGCCCTGGCCAAGCGCCTGGACGACGCCGATCTCGCCATCGTCGACAAGCGCCGCTCGGGTCCGGGCCAGTCGGAAGTCATGAACATCATCGGCGACGTCAAGGACCGCCGCTGCATCCTGTTCGACGACATCGCCGACTCGGCCGGCACCCTGTGCAACGCCGCCCAGGCTCTGATGAGCCACGGCGCCAAGTCGGTTAGCGCCTACATCACCCACGGCGTCCTGTCGGGCGCGGCGGCGGACCGGGTCGCTAATTCGGTCCTGACCGAACTGGTCGTCACCGATTCGATCGAGGCCTCGGACACCGCCAAGGCCTGCTCCAAGATCCGCTACGTCTCGTGCGCCCCCCTGATCGGCGAAGCCATCCGCCGCATCGCCAACGAAGAGTCGGTCTCGAAGCTGTTCGATTAA